In a single window of the Nodularia spumigena CCY9414 genome:
- a CDS encoding TIGR03279 family radical SAM protein: MSTIRPAQITRVLPDSIAAEIGFDAGDAIVAINGTQPRDLIDYQFLCADQVLELEVLDASGKTHHIEIEKDYDEDLGLEFETALFDGLIQCNNHCPFCFIDQQPPGKRSTLYLKDDDYRLSFLYGSYLTLTNLSAKEWERIEQMRLSPLFVSVHATEPEIRIRLLKNQRAGQILQQIKWFQDRRLQIHAQVVVCPGINDGQHLQQTLKDLASFHSGEIPAVASVAVVPVGLTRFRPEEDELIPVTREKAQEVISQVNSISGQFRQQFGSAFAWLADEWFLIAGEELPSEAEYEEYPQIDNGVGSIRLFIKQFASTASQLLPQKLYHQKKLTWVVGNAVEKAFQPILQRLNAVEGLEVNMQALFSDYWGQNISVTGLITGHDLLLHLSGKDLGDGILLPKVMLKNGELVFLDDMTVGEVAEKLHTEIFPVAGIEELINKCIAEGVLV; encoded by the coding sequence ATGTCTACCATCCGTCCTGCCCAAATCACCAGAGTATTACCCGATTCCATCGCCGCAGAAATTGGCTTTGACGCGGGGGATGCGATCGTTGCTATCAATGGCACACAACCCCGTGATTTAATTGATTATCAATTTTTATGTGCTGATCAAGTTCTCGAACTAGAAGTTTTAGACGCATCTGGTAAAACTCATCACATTGAAATAGAAAAAGATTACGACGAAGACCTGGGGCTAGAATTTGAAACTGCCCTATTTGATGGATTAATTCAATGTAATAACCATTGTCCATTTTGCTTTATTGACCAGCAGCCACCAGGTAAGCGTTCCACCTTATATTTAAAAGACGATGATTACCGTCTCAGCTTTTTATATGGTTCCTACTTAACTCTTACCAATTTGTCAGCAAAAGAATGGGAACGTATTGAACAAATGCGCCTGTCTCCCTTGTTTGTTTCTGTTCATGCGACCGAACCCGAAATCAGAATTAGACTGCTGAAAAATCAGCGCGCCGGACAAATATTACAACAAATTAAATGGTTCCAAGACCGAAGACTGCAAATTCACGCCCAAGTAGTCGTTTGTCCTGGTATAAATGATGGTCAACACCTGCAACAAACCCTCAAAGATTTAGCGTCTTTTCATAGTGGTGAAATACCTGCTGTGGCATCAGTAGCAGTAGTTCCAGTGGGTTTGACGCGGTTTCGCCCAGAGGAAGACGAACTCATCCCCGTCACCAGAGAAAAAGCTCAAGAAGTGATTTCTCAAGTGAATAGCATATCCGGGCAGTTTCGTCAACAATTCGGTTCCGCCTTTGCTTGGTTAGCCGATGAGTGGTTTTTGATTGCAGGTGAGGAATTACCCAGCGAAGCCGAATATGAAGAATATCCGCAAATTGATAATGGTGTGGGTTCCATTCGTTTATTTATTAAGCAATTTGCCTCTACAGCCTCACAATTATTACCGCAAAAACTTTATCATCAAAAAAAATTAACTTGGGTAGTTGGTAATGCTGTAGAAAAAGCATTTCAACCGATTTTACAACGTTTAAATGCCGTTGAGGGTTTAGAAGTCAATATGCAGGCTTTATTTAGTGATTACTGGGGACAAAATATTAGTGTCACTGGGTTAATTACAGGTCATGATTTACTTTTACATCTCTCAGGAAAAGATTTGGGTGATGGGATTTTGCTGCCAAAAGTCATGTTGAAAAATGGTGAATTGGTATTTTTAGATGATATGACTGTTGGAGAAGTAGCTGAAAAACTCCATACAGAAATATTTCCAGTTGCTGGGATTGAAGAATTGATAAATAAGTGTATTGCTGAAGGTGTTTTAGTTTAG
- a CDS encoding phosphomannose isomerase type II C-terminal cupin domain translates to MSHNENDIQSNINETSSHSGARYWGNVEVIEEGESYRISRVEINPRHGIKPQIHYHRNEHWVVVSGVAKVTCGEEEKLLNRNESTFVPAATLHKVDNPGQIPLVILEIQNGEYLGEDDTERPYELNLIKPGTETKKVHEK, encoded by the coding sequence ATGTCTCATAATGAGAATGATATTCAATCAAATATCAATGAAACCTCTTCCCATTCAGGTGCAAGATACTGGGGTAATGTAGAGGTGATAGAGGAGGGAGAAAGCTATAGAATTAGTCGTGTTGAAATCAATCCTAGACATGGGATTAAACCACAAATCCATTATCACCGTAATGAACATTGGGTTGTGGTGTCCGGTGTAGCTAAGGTAACTTGTGGAGAAGAAGAAAAATTACTGAATCGAAATGAATCAACTTTTGTTCCCGCAGCTACTCTGCATAAGGTAGACAACCCAGGACAGATTCCCTTAGTTATTCTGGAAATTCAAAATGGTGAGTATTTGGGAGAGGATGACACAGAACGTCCCTATGAACTGAATTTAATTAAGCCTGGGACAGAAACTAAAAAAGTTCATGAAAAGTAA
- a CDS encoding sodium:solute symporter family transporter produces the protein MSRCRLFQVGKNPLALDVGRFKARILLPELISAGDPELALPYLAQELLPDIFVGIMLSGVFAATMSSADSQILCCSAALTQDIFPQFANSYKIVKLGTLTVTMIVLSIALVGDKNVFLLVTFCWSALASALGPLLILRVYKIQVNTFTAILMMGVGIATAMIWNLTLGLSSIIYEVLPGMASGIFIYWLTRFFTSNSLFSIGKRK, from the coding sequence ATGTCCCGTTGTCGCCTTTTTCAGGTAGGCAAGAATCCCCTGGCTTTAGACGTGGGGAGGTTCAAAGCCAGAATTCTCTTACCAGAGTTGATCTCAGCAGGAGATCCAGAACTGGCACTACCTTATTTAGCACAAGAATTATTACCAGATATCTTTGTAGGAATCATGTTATCTGGAGTGTTTGCAGCCACCATGTCTTCCGCAGATTCTCAAATCCTGTGTTGTTCGGCAGCACTGACCCAAGATATTTTTCCTCAGTTTGCTAACTCCTATAAAATAGTTAAGCTCGGAACTCTTACTGTAACAATGATCGTTTTGAGTATTGCCCTAGTAGGAGATAAAAATGTATTTCTGTTGGTTACCTTCTGTTGGTCTGCCTTGGCTTCCGCTTTAGGACCATTACTGATACTACGTGTTTACAAAATACAAGTAAATACATTTACGGCAATATTAATGATGGGTGTTGGTATCGCTACAGCCATGATTTGGAATCTCACACTCGGGTTATCTTCCATAATTTACGAAGTACTACCAGGGATGGCTTCTGGAATTTTTATTTACTGGCTCACTCGCTTTTTTACGTCTAATTCATTATTTTCAATCGGCAAACGCAAGTAA
- a CDS encoding sodium:solute symporter family transporter, whose amino-acid sequence MANQLLIAAAFIGFLGFIVLIGIYSATYRQNTTADYILASRCVSPWLTALSAMSTGQSGLLFLGQVGFAYKIGISSIWLVIGWAIGDYLAWLFFFKKLRQISEETASDTVSAFLSQNFSGARWISIISSVIIIAFLGSYAASQLIAGGKALSVVFGWDYYLGIILGAIIVMIYCFSGGVRAEIWTDAAQGIVMIGSLLLLLTVAIANCGGLGELWTKLALIDTQLVNFSPKNLPLGFLPFLIGWIVAGFGVVGQPHILIRAMAIDSPKSINQALNIKTACGLINSFSAIGIGLTEKRDASP is encoded by the coding sequence ATGGCTAATCAACTGTTGATCGCAGCTGCTTTTATCGGATTTCTTGGTTTTATTGTCCTGATTGGCATATACTCTGCAACCTACAGGCAAAACACCACTGCTGATTACATACTAGCAAGCCGATGTGTGAGTCCTTGGCTGACAGCCCTATCAGCCATGTCCACGGGTCAAAGTGGCTTGTTATTTCTAGGTCAGGTTGGTTTCGCCTATAAAATAGGAATTTCTTCCATTTGGCTAGTAATTGGTTGGGCAATTGGAGATTACTTAGCTTGGTTGTTTTTTTTCAAAAAGCTCAGACAAATTTCCGAAGAAACCGCTTCTGATACAGTCTCTGCCTTTCTATCTCAAAATTTTTCTGGTGCTCGCTGGATTTCTATTATTTCATCTGTCATTATTATCGCTTTCTTGGGTTCCTATGCCGCATCACAACTAATAGCCGGAGGTAAAGCACTTAGTGTGGTATTTGGATGGGACTATTATCTGGGAATTATCCTGGGGGCGATCATCGTCATGATTTACTGTTTTTCTGGAGGTGTCCGCGCTGAAATCTGGACAGATGCAGCACAAGGAATAGTCATGATTGGTTCGTTGTTGTTGCTATTAACAGTTGCAATTGCTAACTGTGGTGGTCTCGGAGAATTGTGGACAAAACTTGCCCTAATTGATACACAACTAGTTAACTTCAGCCCCAAAAATCTCCCTTTAGGCTTTTTACCTTTTTTAATTGGTTGGATAGTTGCTGGGTTTGGTGTAGTTGGTCAACCACACATATTAATACGGGCTATGGCGATCGACTCACCAAAAAGCATCAACCAGGCTCTTAACATCAAAACAGCTTGTGGTCTGATTAACTCTTTTTCTGCAATTGGCATAGGCTTGACCGAAAAACGAGACGCAAGCCCCTGA
- a CDS encoding IS607 family transposase yields MSKLSISEAAKLKGVSVSTLRRWETEGKLIPERTASGHRRYDLAQLLGIKPDLSYTIGYCRVSSHDQKEDLERQKQVVELFCAQNGWQFEIIEDLGSGLNYSKKGLKRLIRLIVDSKLERLVLTHKDRLLRFGSELIFSLCEHFGTEIVIINRTEDSTFEEDLAQDVLEIITVFSARLYGSRSHKNKKIIEELKEVAVRL; encoded by the coding sequence ATGAGTAAGTTATCTATATCTGAAGCAGCAAAGTTAAAAGGTGTAAGTGTTTCCACACTCAGAAGATGGGAAACAGAAGGTAAATTAATTCCCGAAAGAACAGCTAGTGGTCATAGAAGATATGATTTAGCTCAATTGTTAGGAATCAAGCCTGATTTATCTTACACCATTGGTTACTGTCGAGTTTCTAGCCATGACCAAAAAGAAGACCTAGAAAGACAAAAGCAAGTTGTTGAATTATTTTGCGCTCAAAATGGTTGGCAATTTGAAATTATAGAAGACTTAGGTTCAGGCTTAAACTACAGCAAAAAAGGATTAAAGAGATTAATCCGATTAATTGTTGATAGTAAACTTGAACGTCTTGTTTTAACCCATAAAGATAGACTATTGAGATTTGGTAGTGAATTAATTTTTAGTTTGTGTGAACATTTTGGAACAGAAATAGTAATTATCAATAGAACTGAAGACTCAACTTTTGAAGAAGACTTAGCTCAAGATGTTTTAGAAATAATTACAGTTTTTAGTGCCAGACTGTATGGATCTAGAAGTCACAAAAACAAGAAAATTATAGAGGAGTTGAAAGAAGTTGCTGTTCGGCTTTAA
- a CDS encoding RNA-guided endonuclease InsQ/TnpB family protein gives MLFGFKTELKINNHQRTQLLQHCGVARHAWNWGLALTKQILDHNKLNPNSKIKFPTAIDLHKWLVALVKSENPWYYECSKSAPQEALRALKTAWDRCFKKISGVPKFKRKGKHDSFTLEGSVKNLESNKIQVPKIGVLQTYERLPQKEIKSVTISRKANRWFISFRFDVEKQDNKNLKVVGVDLGVKNLATLSTGEIIEGAKSYKKYESKLSRLQWLNRNKVINSNNWRKAQLKIAKLHLKIANIRKDTLHKLTTLLAKNHGKVVIEDLNVSGMLANRKLAKAISDMGFHEFRRQLTYKCELYSSELVVVDRWYPSSKTCSNCGTKKENLTLNERVFQCENCGFECDRDLNAAINLSKIDLSKAVS, from the coding sequence TTGCTGTTCGGCTTTAAAACTGAGTTAAAAATCAATAACCATCAGCGTACCCAACTACTTCAACATTGTGGTGTTGCTCGTCATGCTTGGAATTGGGGATTAGCTCTTACCAAACAGATATTAGATCACAATAAGTTAAATCCTAATTCCAAAATAAAATTTCCTACTGCTATTGATTTACATAAATGGTTAGTAGCATTAGTAAAAAGTGAAAATCCCTGGTATTACGAATGTTCAAAATCAGCACCACAAGAAGCTCTACGAGCTTTAAAAACAGCATGGGATAGGTGCTTTAAAAAAATATCAGGAGTGCCTAAATTTAAGAGAAAGGGTAAACATGATAGCTTTACCTTAGAGGGTAGTGTCAAAAATTTAGAGTCAAATAAAATACAAGTACCGAAGATAGGAGTTCTCCAAACTTATGAAAGACTACCTCAAAAAGAAATTAAATCAGTAACCATTAGTCGTAAGGCTAATAGATGGTTTATTAGTTTTAGATTTGATGTAGAAAAACAAGATAATAAAAACCTCAAAGTTGTGGGAGTAGACTTAGGTGTAAAAAATTTAGCTACTCTATCAACAGGTGAAATTATAGAAGGTGCAAAGTCTTACAAAAAATATGAATCTAAATTAAGCAGGTTGCAATGGTTAAACAGAAATAAAGTTATCAATTCAAACAATTGGAGAAAAGCACAACTAAAAATTGCTAAATTGCATCTGAAGATTGCCAACATTCGTAAAGATACATTACACAAACTTACTACTTTATTAGCCAAGAACCACGGCAAAGTGGTAATCGAAGATTTAAACGTATCTGGAATGTTGGCAAACAGGAAATTAGCAAAAGCAATCTCCGATATGGGATTTCATGAGTTTCGTCGTCAACTAACCTACAAGTGTGAATTGTATAGTTCTGAACTTGTCGTGGTTGATAGATGGTATCCCAGTTCTAAAACTTGTTCTAATTGCGGAACTAAAAAAGAAAATCTCACACTTAACGAAAGAGTTTTTCAATGTGAAAATTGCGGTTTTGAGTGTGATAGAGATTTAAACGCAGCTATCAATTTATCAAAAATTGATTTGTCAAAAGCTGTCAGTTAG
- a CDS encoding HEAT repeat domain-containing protein — MYDEEDLSLLDAEVELESPLDKIEPLTAESEVAKPDPEVMLALLENHQPQQRMLAARAFCDIEDKRATPHLIRLLTDTCPLVRVSAAYGIGRNPSPEAVEPLITQLHKDWNGYVRKGVVWALGNCRDRRSLAPLADALKTDISAVRLWSASSLAQMADVGYEAVVGAIPSLIEALVQDRVAAVRSNCAWTIGQLCRELPSNIVYATAIDALIQAFAEDQDLGVREDAKASLLGVGDPRGLQLIETLEQEGWF; from the coding sequence ATGTACGACGAAGAAGACCTAAGCTTACTTGATGCCGAGGTGGAACTAGAAAGCCCCCTGGATAAAATAGAGCCGCTAACTGCTGAATCTGAAGTGGCAAAACCCGATCCAGAAGTGATGCTAGCGCTTTTGGAAAATCATCAACCCCAGCAACGGATGCTAGCGGCTCGTGCTTTTTGCGATATTGAAGATAAACGAGCTACACCCCATTTAATTCGCCTATTAACTGATACTTGTCCCTTAGTAAGAGTTAGTGCAGCCTATGGGATTGGACGCAATCCCAGTCCAGAAGCAGTGGAACCGTTAATCACTCAACTCCACAAAGACTGGAATGGCTATGTACGTAAAGGTGTAGTGTGGGCTTTAGGAAACTGTCGCGATCGCCGTTCTTTAGCCCCCCTAGCAGATGCCTTAAAAACTGATATTTCCGCAGTGCGCCTATGGTCTGCCAGTTCTTTAGCCCAAATGGCAGACGTGGGTTATGAAGCCGTTGTGGGAGCCATCCCGTCCCTAATTGAAGCGTTAGTTCAAGATCGAGTGGCAGCTGTACGGAGTAACTGCGCTTGGACAATTGGGCAATTGTGCCGAGAATTGCCATCTAACATAGTTTATGCTACAGCCATCGATGCGCTGATTCAAGCCTTTGCCGAAGACCAAGATTTAGGAGTCCGGGAAGACGCTAAAGCCTCACTATTAGGCGTAGGTGATCCTCGTGGTTTGCAGTTGATTGAAACCCTAGAACAAGAGGGATGGTTTTAA
- a CDS encoding GNAT family N-acetyltransferase, with protein sequence MQQTYQELFPQQNFAHLARTVEQYFSQDTPLWWVDFLGEGDSPPSPIACLWVGNAIDQVQGDRHAHIFLLYVVPEHRRRGVGKALMQYVENWAIQRGDRQIGLQVFQSNSAALNLYNHLGYQTQSLWMLKSLHSHK encoded by the coding sequence ATGCAGCAAACTTACCAGGAGCTATTTCCGCAGCAAAATTTTGCCCACTTAGCCCGAACCGTTGAGCAATATTTCTCCCAGGACACGCCTTTGTGGTGGGTAGATTTTTTGGGTGAGGGAGATTCTCCCCCATCTCCTATTGCTTGTCTGTGGGTAGGAAATGCCATAGATCAAGTGCAGGGCGATCGCCATGCTCACATTTTTCTGCTCTACGTCGTCCCAGAACATCGGCGGCGGGGTGTGGGTAAAGCTTTGATGCAGTATGTGGAAAATTGGGCAATTCAAAGAGGCGATCGCCAAATCGGCTTGCAAGTTTTTCAATCTAACTCAGCCGCCTTAAATCTTTACAATCACTTAGGTTATCAAACCCAATCCCTATGGATGCTCAAATCACTCCATAGCCATAAATAA